From Quercus robur chromosome 8, dhQueRobu3.1, whole genome shotgun sequence:
GCAGGGAAGTTGCCCACCTAAGCGGCTCTTCCCTTCTTTATGGGGCAGGAGGAGCAGTTGCCGCAGGTGCTGTGGGGGCTGCAGCTATGGGACGGAGCAGAAGTAGGGCTGTAGAAGGCTCTAGGGATATTCAGCAAGATCTAAAAACAGCACAGCAATGGGTTGTGGATTTTCTGAGGCAGCGGAGGTGCTCAAGTGGAAAGGATATTGCAGAAAAGTTTGGATTATTTAGAGTGAGATACAGGGACAGTGGCCAGATTGCATGGATCTGTAGGAGGCATATGAGCATCAGAGCAAATGAAATAATTGAAGTGcctatttgaaatttataagaTTGGGAAATAGAattgcttttttattattattattattattatctatctTGTTCTCTTTTCAAAGTATGTCAGATTGTAGAAGTGCTTCAATGCATTTTAATGCTTATGGATCTTGCTTTGCAGTTGCTAACTTTCACATTCGGAAGCTCGTTAACGCCATTTGAAGATAACACAATATTCTGTTTGTTGATACATACATAGATAGATGTCTTAAAGCGAAAATCAATAAACCTGGTCCAAAATTATTAACCAGACAGTCAAACTGGAAGATGAAAATAAGAATGAATGAAGTCCATTGGATTATGAGTTTAATCATGCTAAAGCCGAAAGCAAAATCATAGATGCTTGGCCTAATCAACTTTTAGATTTGAATCCCCATGTGAGTGTGGGACCAAAACAGCACTCATGATTAAACACATTATTGGCCTATTGTTAAATAGAATTTGATTTCATAATTATTGGTAGTTGAAACCAAAAGTTGCTAAAAAAGAACAAATGATAAAACAGAAATAGTTCATATATACTAATAGCAGTTGCAATAGAAGAAAAGCTTATAACCGGTACAAGTCATGATTTGTGTCATCTAAAACATCTCAACATACAAAGGAAGACACCACACTACATAACACATTATTACACCTTCACTACTAGTATTAGTCCTTCATTCTAAATCTAAAGTCACCTGTCTGTCTTCCTCTGAACTAGTGAAACCAAAGCTCAGAAGAAAGCCCTACTTCCATAAAACACACGGGAACCAGTATTCTTTGATGCCTGTAATTTCTGATCAGAGCTTGAATTTCCTGAATTGGTTGACCCATTGTCCATGTCCAAAGGTAGCTTCATTTTTGCCAATGACTCAGTAAACTGCTGCATGCTTTTCATGTACATGTCCACTATATCCTGCTGCACCACATTTTGTTCTGGCTCAATGTTCACTGTGACAACAGGCTTGTTTACTGCATCACTTGGCTCCCCACCAGAGGAATCAGTATCACCATCCTTAACATCCACAGTACTCTCTTTTGGAGCTGAAACATGTTCCTTACTAGCAGATTTTGATGCTGCTTGAGCATCAGAAGACTCTGAGCTTGCAGGGACTGAAGGAGAAGAAACCCCATTAGTTGACACACTGCTCGGTGGAGAATCAGGCTTTGGACACTGGATGGACTCAACTGTACCAGTTGAGAAGCTTTCCACAACATGACCACCCACTTCTGAACTAAGTTGGTTTTCAGTATCAGAAGTGGTCAAGCTCTCAGAGCTCTGAGAGTCCAAACTGTTACATGGTAACGCAAAATACTCAGAAACCATCAACTGGTCTTCATTTGCAATCTTAGGATCTGGGAATTCAATCTTATCAAAATCACTTTGGATTGACTCAGATATTTCTGTATCCTCCACAGTTGCATCCCTGGCCAAAGCATTTGGCATTGCAGGAATAGCCATTACTTCTGGTGAAGCTCCATTATATGAGAGAGACAATTGAACAAACCCAGCTGGGGAATGGAACAGATCAGTTGAAGATAGAGAGAACTCTTTCTCCAATTTGCCATTCTTCATAAGGACTTCGGACAATGGAACCAAAGCAAACCCCAGTAACTGATCTTCCAGATAATTCCTCACCCTGCTCAACATCCATATCTCACATTTGAGTGAGGAATCAACAGTCCTAACATTGAGACGAACATTGTCGTTGAACACCGGATTCCTCCCACCACCATTGATGGTTTTGGTGGAGACTGTGTCTTCAGGATCACTAGTCAGGCAAAGCTTAGCATAAACATCTTGCTTGTGGTATATGCATATGTTATGGATGTCCCTAGCCTGATGTACATAAACCTCAAGAACACCAATGAAGTCCTCTATGTTATACACTGCAGTTTCCTTGCTGTTGACCTCAATACCCTTGGAAAAGGAGTCTGATTTCTGCTTCTCAGGCTCAGCGACGAGGGAGCTCTTGAATGGTGACACAACAGATTGTGGTGAGTCCATGATAACACCCAGAAGTGAAACCTGGCAAAGCACAACAAATCTATTTGAAGAAAATCAAATGAAACTCAAATATAActcaaaattagaaaatttctaCTTTATGTAATCAGTCCCAATGACACAAAGCTTAATAACAAACCTCTTACAAGtcaaaaccaaaaacccaaagtAGAACTTAAATAGAAACTCCAGGTCAAGAAAAAACTCAGGACTTAAGATCCAAAATCAAAGCCAAATTTTGAAACGAACTGTtgcttaaaagttaaaacatagAATCAGAACAGAGAATCAAACAAATTGAAGGCCCAGACGAAGCTAATTTAGCAAAATTCAGAAgctcaattttaaaaaaaaggacattTTTTAGCTTGACCAACTACAAAACCTAGCTTGAGctgagaagaagagagaaattcTCAAATTCCAGAAGCCAAAGAACACACAACTTCAAAGCTGACGGCCAAACCTTAAATTAGACGAAAGCCAGTTCTGTGAGACAGCCGCAAAACCAGAACCAAGCCAGAGCTGGAAATTAAGTAATTAACACTAAACTCTCATAACCCAACAACCAAGAAACCCCAGAAATGaaacttcaaaaaaatcaagtactacttgaaaacccaaaaacccacaGGAGCACAACTAGCTTAAAGCTGAAATGAACCAAAATTAGCAAAACCCAGAAGCCAAAACCCCTAAAAACTGTGACTTTCTTTCAGTGAGCTACTTCAAAAACAAGACCCCCAAACTTATAAACAAGCATAGACTCATCAACAGTGACCCTCGGATATGAACATATTCCAATAAAGCTACTAACTTTATCCTACAAAGAAAAACACTATTACCGGAATCCAAGGGAGTGAAACAaggaaagcaaaaaaagaaagaaaagcacaGTAACCCAGATCGTGTCACACAATTCTAAAACGAAAAGTCCACTTAAAACTCTTACTACTTCAAAGCCATCAACACCACAAGaaataccaaaaagaaaaaaaaaaattattatttttttctgagATATGAGTATGTCTTATCCTTTACCTTTGGCTCCAAAAGTCAAACTGGTTTTTCTCACTGTGTGGCTCTCCAATCCAAGATCCGTTAAAGACCCAGTTCGTAAAtcgaggtggtggtggtgttggggAGCTAATAAAAGctgtgaacttttttttttcttggtttttaaagttttttgcAGAAAATAGAGGCGTGTGAACTGTGAACTGAGAAACAGAACAAAATCTATATAATACACTGAGAATATTAGGTGAGTGTGCTAATAAAAGCTTTGTCGGAAGCGTTTCAATAAGCAGTAGAATTGATGATATGTGTaggagtaatttttttttgtttgtttgtttttgtgtccTGTAAAAAACAAGACTATTTATGGGATATTTATGTGTCTGTGGCTTAGGGGATAGTTTTGTAATGCTTATATTTAATTATGGGGATTAGAGAGAGTGTTACAGAGAGGGACAGAGAGAGAGGATGGGTTTTGCAGATACACCGCCCCACGCGTTGGCATAAGGTGGACCAATGAGAGAAGAGATGAGTGCGGTTTGTAGGTGGGACATCAAACAATGGGTCACACACACTGTACCAACTGTGCAGTTTGTCATATTACCAACAGGGCCTTCTTTTTCAGATTGTGTTTGGGCTTTGCAATCATATCCATGTCATCTCTATTTCTTTTCACATTCTAATATCCATTTCAATCAAACCATTTtagcttcctttttcttttttcttttttctttttttctttttttttttttttaaatttgggtaaaatataGTATCACTTGAGGGTTGTGCTAACGTATGAGGCTTGtgtggaaagttttttttttttttaaattgactaATTTTGTTCATAAACTTTGCTTAGTTTTtaaattgttactttttttcttttcttttttttactgttataaTTAAGGTTGTACACAGTGCAGTGCGGCCGGTTTTTGTGGCTGTTTTTGCACCACattgaaatttttggttttctaaAAACCCAAGCTGCTGTTGCACCTGAGGAACAATTCTTCGGCAACATCGATAACGGTTTCGGTCGGCGTGGTGGTCGGTGTCCACCTGTCTATCACACACACAAAGAGGAAGAGATAtctaaaaccaaaatcaaacccagaaaactcAAGGATTCAAACCACAAATCAAAACTTAGATCAAATCTAaatatcaaaagattcaaaacccaTTACAAACCCAAATATTAAAACCCAAACAAGCTTAAGATTCTTGGGACTAACCATTGATTGACTCACCTGCGAAGTCTAATCAAGTAATTGACTACCAGGCAATGGAGGCAGAGACAATAACTTGAAGATCTTACCTAAGTGGCAGCAAAAATAGAGGTGCTTGAAGATGAAAAGCTGaaatggtggtgggttttgtgttgTCGGTGGGGATGGAAATCTTAGATTTAACTTGAAGGGGGTAGAAATCTCaagttttgtatatatatataagcaaattGGTGATGTTCGGTGTTCAACGGAATCCAAAAACCTTCATCGACAACCGTACCAACCGACTTCGGTGCTTGAAAATCGTTGCCGACCATCATGCCTAACACTTGTGGTGGAGGTTTGAGGCGGGTGGATTGGTTTGGCTATAGTCGGTTTCGTCAGTGGCGGGCGGTGCCTGTACAGCCCTAGTTATAGTAATTAAGaaccaaattgatcaattttgaaaagtcTTGAACTTGGTTGGTTTTAACTTTAAACCGCAGGGATGTTAACTGTATTTTatccttttaatttttggattctGTTAATAGAAGCCTTTAAGGCATTTGTTAGTGgactaatttattaaaaaaaaaaaaaatttgataccactttcattggaaatataaaatgatgtcaaaaaaatcaattgttatttttttttcttttctgataaaaagtttctaaaagtATTTCTAAATCAATACCCTTATTCTATCCATTAAccttttccttaatttttttcttccacttTTCAACTTTGTTCTAATGAATCAAAgcactttcttttttattcaataattacaatgaaaaataagagatttgaacttAGATATTCAAAAAGTGCAGATAAATTATAAGACTCTTGACAAATTagagtaatttttgtttttgaggaaGAAAGTCTTAAAGATATCAAACTTTCTATTTGTGAATCAAGGATGTTATAAAGtttcatttatatattatttcttaAGATTAtttatgttaagtttttttaaaagttttttttttttttttaagttatggATATTTTTATTCGAATTGATTAAATGGAAATGTTATCATTCCATCTGTCCAATTTTGACTCTAACATTTTAATACTGCTCTAGAATGGtccaaaatataattgaaaagtCAATAAGTACAATAGTCTAATTATTTCTTAGtttattaattgttttattaaaaattttaatattttttaacttttttgagtttaaaataaagaaatttgtTTCACAGTTTATACTTTTTGTGTGAAAGATAAAGCATGAAATGAtgcttatatataaaaataatatattatcttcTAAAATAAATCAACATAATGACAGAAGTAGAAGTTAGCAATTTGACCCTTGATTT
This genomic window contains:
- the LOC126694436 gene encoding uncharacterized protein LOC126694436, translated to MDSPQSVVSPFKSSLVAEPEKQKSDSFSKGIEVNSKETAVYNIEDFIGVLEVYVHQARDIHNICIYHKQDVYAKLCLTSDPEDTVSTKTINGGGRNPVFNDNVRLNVRTVDSSLKCEIWMLSRVRNYLEDQLLGFALVPLSEVLMKNGKLEKEFSLSSTDLFHSPAGFVQLSLSYNGASPEVMAIPAMPNALARDATVEDTEISESIQSDFDKIEFPDPKIANEDQLMVSEYFALPCNSLDSQSSESLTTSDTENQLSSEVGGHVVESFSTGTVESIQCPKPDSPPSSVSTNGVSSPSVPASSESSDAQAASKSASKEHVSAPKESTVDVKDGDTDSSGGEPSDAVNKPVVTVNIEPEQNVVQQDIVDMYMKSMQQFTESLAKMKLPLDMDNGSTNSGNSSSDQKLQASKNTGSRVFYGSRAFF